The proteins below are encoded in one region of Lytechinus pictus isolate F3 Inbred chromosome 11, Lp3.0, whole genome shotgun sequence:
- the LOC129271749 gene encoding uncharacterized protein LOC129271749 gives MTSSVGSVVDPTASEAIEPCDVSMGARPVDDECCEDAKLKTKVIPSLPTLAELADYTPDEWTEETSSAMPRSDTKARPIRPGRKYKPAPVQPFGNGHHQQINHQTGVSVGNKTTSPSSSPSSSPRNWQSSLRNGSNDNTTPWKSSLASPRIQSTPRSPRLPRRLPSITRSDSQESATNFDVDVGDFSNKKENTSGLKDESLNNAEAFSAYSISPRPLPTSSIFFQKIMTDFHDRPSSSLDTSGPGDLMVRRSSLVRTTLGSPPLLQIKEVPDDELSGMSELGLDIELAPPPGSVDDHDEKTQVGESTSHSFGNNKEQNNCTNKDMSPPVCKINQDKSGKNHVKTTSPRRPLRFSMDSRLSTCQINGDDASNRSQSVCKVNEDSENNNHIKTTSPRRPIRLSLDSRLSTCAINGDDATAKGIVISVPTADSLQSTASPRLRRRSRLRSREARTSISGDSCMGSSEMSSSPDRSSNPRRKISEQHNKHRQTCPITPVRNQHNHIDMKTAGNIIKFITAASASSKAPGLNRNQQLLPSDVRLPVVDPSGRLLHRNRDESMRLVKQAVDLNVESEEKSDVYSWDELRDCRYLRTKKNSRESRRNSLLGFNEI, from the exons ATGACTTCTTCTGTTGGTTCTGTTGTTGACCCTACGGCCTCCGAGGCCATCGAGCCCTGTGACGTCAGCATGGGGGCACGGCCTGTGGACGATGAGTGCTGTGAGGATGCAAAGTTGAAGACGAAGGTAATTCCAAGTCTGCCTACCTTGGCAGAGCTGGCCGATTACACACCAGATGAATGGACAGAAGAAACTTCTTCAGCTATGCCGCGAAGTGATACGAAAGCGAGGCCGATCCGACCGGGAAGAAAATACAAACCAGCTCCTGTTCAGCCGTTCGGAAATGGACACCATCAACAGATTAATCACCAGACGGGCGTTAGCGTTGGGAACAAGACAACGTCGCCCTCGTCGTCTCCGTCATCGTCTCCGAGAAACTGGCAGTCGTCGCTTCGAAATGGATCCAATGACAATACGACGCCTTGGAAGAGCAGTCTGGCTAGTCCAAGGATACAGTCGACGCCGCGGAGTCCTCGACTTCCACGCAGATTGCCGTCTATCACTCGATCGGACTCACAAGAAAGTGCCACAAATTTTGACGTTGATGTCGGggatttttcaaacaaaaaagaaaatacatcgGGACTCAAGGACGAATCTTTAAATAATGCTGAGGCTTTCTCGGCTTACTCAATATCTCCTCGTCCACTCCCGACCTCATCCATTTTCTTCCAGAAAATAATGACAGATTTTCATGATCGACCGAGCTCATCCCTCGATACAAGTGGCCCTGGCGACCTAATGGTGAGGCGGTCTTCGTTAGTACGGACAACGCTCGGTTCTCCGCCACTCTTACAGATAAAGGAAGTACCCGACGATGAGCTTTCAGGAATGAGCGAATTGGGGTTGGACATCGAATTAGCCCCACCTCCTGGAAGCGTGGATGACCATGATGAGAAAACACAGGTTGGTGAGTCGACGTCGCATTCGTTTGGAaataataaagaacaaaataactGTACGAATAAAGATATGTCTCCACCAGTGTGTAAAATAAACCAAGACAAGTCGGGTAAAAATCACGTCAAAACGACGTCTCCACGACGCCCTCTAAGGTTTTCGATGGATAGCAGACTTTCAACATGCCAAATTAATGGCGATGACGCCAGCAACCGCTCTCAGTCAGTGTGTAAAGTAAATGAGgacagtgaaaataacaatcACATCAAGACCACGTCGCCGCGACGTCCAATCAGATTGTCGCTCGACAGCAGACTTTCGACATGTGCTATCAATGGTGATGACGCAACTGCGAAAGGTATAGTCATTAGCGTCCCTACCGCAGATAGCCTGCAGTCGACCGCGTCGCCCCGATTGAGGAGGCGATCACGTTTACGCTCTCGAGAGGCTAGGACGTCGATAAGCGGAGACAGCTGTATGGGTTCGTCCGAGATGTCGTCGTCGCCGGACCGGTCGTCGAATCCGAGGCGGAAGATTAGTGAGCAGCACAACAAACATCGACAGACATGTCCCATCACTCCCGTTCGGAACCAGCACAATCATATTGACATGAAAACAGCGGGAAACATCATCAA ATTCATTACTGCTGCATCAGCTTCGTCCAAAGCACCAGGTCTCAACCGCAACCAGCAGCTCCTCCCGTCCGACGTTCGCCTTCCCGTTGTCGACCCCAGCGGCCGTCTTCTCCATCGGAACCGTGACGAGTCAATGCGGCTGGTGAAACAAGCCGTCGATCTCAATGTAGAGAGCGAGGAGAAATCAGACGTTTACAGTTGGGACGAGCTTCGCGATTGCCGTTACCTAAGGACGAAGAAAAATTCACGGGAATCGAGACGGAATAGTCTGCTCGGGTTCAACGAAATATGA